In the genome of [Mycoplasma] phocae, one region contains:
- a CDS encoding nicotinate phosphoribosyltransferase yields MKLKDLISIYFFKTEKIAKKLRKNNIVTLQFFQRNNDVKLCGMNEVLELLAKNTNTEKYTIRYLPEGSIINDREVVLELEGPYYEFGIWEGMIDGILARQSSIATNAYHIIKAAKNKFVISMADRADHYRNQVNDGYAIRVGGIKNHSTMVSSNYDSQHTFGSMPHALIQMFEGDIVKACRAYKKTFPEANLFALVDFNNDVITDSLSCLKAFGKDLHGVRIDTSKSMRDRMFAENEDEFGVTVKQVKNLRKALDEHNGKHVKIIVSSGFDAKRIAEFEEQKAPVDIYGVGASLLKIWVNFSADATKLDGKKIAKAGREYSYNPKLQVWKGR; encoded by the coding sequence ATGAAACTAAAAGATCTAATTTCAATTTACTTTTTTAAAACTGAAAAAATTGCCAAAAAACTTCGGAAAAATAATATTGTGACATTACAATTTTTTCAAAGAAATAATGATGTTAAATTATGTGGTATGAATGAAGTTCTAGAATTACTTGCTAAAAATACCAATACTGAAAAATACACAATTCGCTACCTACCAGAAGGTAGTATTATTAATGACCGAGAAGTTGTTCTTGAACTTGAAGGTCCTTACTATGAATTTGGCATATGGGAAGGAATGATTGATGGCATCTTAGCTAGACAAAGTTCAATTGCTACCAATGCCTATCATATTATTAAAGCCGCCAAAAATAAATTTGTGATAAGCATGGCTGATCGTGCCGATCATTATCGCAATCAGGTTAATGATGGTTATGCCATTAGAGTTGGTGGTATTAAAAATCATTCAACAATGGTTAGTTCAAATTATGATTCGCAACATACCTTTGGAAGTATGCCACATGCATTAATTCAAATGTTTGAAGGTGATATTGTTAAGGCATGTCGCGCTTATAAAAAAACATTTCCTGAAGCCAATTTATTTGCACTTGTAGATTTTAATAATGATGTTATTACTGATTCACTATCTTGTTTAAAAGCTTTTGGTAAAGATTTACATGGAGTTCGAATTGATACTTCTAAATCAATGCGTGACAGAATGTTTGCAGAAAACGAAGATGAGTTTGGTGTAACAGTAAAACAAGTTAAGAATTTACGAAAGGCGCTTGATGAGCATAACGGCAAGCATGTTAAAATTATTGTTTCTAGTGGTTTTGACGCCAAACGAATTGCTGAATTTGAAGAGCAAAAGGCACCAGTAGATATTTATGGTGTTGGTGCTTCTCTGCTAAAAATTTGGGTTAACTTTAGTGCTGATGCTACAAAATTAGATGGAAAAAAAATTGCTAAAGCTGGCCGCGAATATAGTTATAATCCAAAGCTTCAAGTTTGGAAAGGAAGGTAA